The following are encoded together in the Camelina sativa cultivar DH55 unplaced genomic scaffold, Cs unpScaffold11257, whole genome shotgun sequence genome:
- the LOC109131986 gene encoding beta-galactosidase 4-like has product TCNGYYCEDFKPNSSNKPKMWTENWTGWYTEFGGAVPYRPVEDIAYSVVRFIAKGGSFVNYYMYHGGTNFDRTAGEFMASSYDYDAPLDEY; this is encoded by the exons TTAAACCAAACTCAAGCAACAAGCCGAAGATGTGGACAGAGAATTGGACTGGTTGGTACACAGAGTTTGGAGGTGCTGTACCATACAGACCAGTCGAAGATATTGCATACTCTGTTGTACGATTCATAGCAAAAGGAGGTTCCTTCGTCAACTATTATAtg TATCATGGAGGAACAAATTTCGACAGAACAGCCGGTGAGTTCATGGCTTCAAGCTATGACTACGACGCTCCTCTTGATGAATACG